GAGGCACAGTGGGGGATCGCCCCGCAGCGAGCAGGCCCCGAAAGGGGCGGGCACCGCACCACAACCCAACAACCGGACCCCGGCGCCACCCCCAAGCGCCAGGGTCCGGCCCTGGAGGCTGCCTGAAAGCCTCACAGCAGGCGGCGCCGCGCCAACCAGACGCGGCGCCGCCCCGGCTCCGCACCCGAAACCGGATCGACCAGAAGGGCGAACCGATGAACCTATGAGAAGGCCGACAGGCACGTGGTCGGCGTAGCGTGCGCCGGATCCAGCGCGTTGACCGCCTCATGCAGCGCGATCTTGTCGGTGGTCCCGATGGCGACGTGCTCCGACAGGTCGGCGGCGCACAGGTTCTGCAGCAGGACGTTGTGCACGTTCGGCCCGTTCAGCGCCTGCGACTGCCACGGCGTCACGACCTCGTCGTACTGCGTCGAGATCACCGTGTACTGCACCCCGGGCACGGTGTCGCCGCCGGCGTTCAGCTGCTGCATCAGCGGCGAGCCGACGATCTGGTCGCTACAGGCCGGGCAGGCCGTCCCGATCAGGCCGATGGCCCCGGGGAAGTAGTCGGCGGCCAGGGTCTCGATGCCGTCGAGGTTGGTGCCGTGGTTGGAGGGCGCCAGACCCACCAGCGTGTGGACCTTGGGGGCGCCGCCGAGGAACTTCAGGTAGTAGCGGGGCATCATCCCGCCCTGGCTGTGCCCGACGATGTCGACCTGCGACGCGCCGGTGGCGGCCAGCACCTGGTTGACGTAGTCCGCCAGCTGCTGCGCCGACTGCGCGACCGGGGCCAGGCCGTGGAACAGGGGGATGCCCGGTTCCTGGCCGTAGTCGAGCTCGAAGACGCAGAAGCCGCGTGCGGCGATGTAGGGCGCGCCGACGATCCAGTTGTCGCCGGCGTTGCCGAAGGTGCCGTGCACCAGCACCACGGGTCGTGGGTGCTCGGCGCTGGGCCGGCAGGAGAAGTCGTTGATGCCCGACGAGGCGGCGGCCTGCGCCGGGGCGGCCAGTGCCAGGAACGGCGCGGCCAGGAGTGCGGCGGAGATGGCGTGGGCGATGCGGCGTTTACGCATACTGACTCCCTGGGGGACCGGTGGGCGAACGGGTCGAGTGATCAGGGTCACACGCGCGTGGTTACCGGTCGGTAAAGCTACTCGCAGGTAGCCAGGAAGTCACGGACTCATGGCAACTCTTTTGCCGAGTTGCACACCGCCTCCACCAGGTCGATCACCCGCAACGCCTCGGCGGCCGTACATGTCACCGTCGCGTCACCGAGTCGGTACGCCTTCGCCTTCGCACACAAGTCCGCGTACTTCGGGAACAGCTCGGCCGTGTAGTCGGCCGCGGCCTCCTTCGAGATCACCTCGCCGGTC
The window above is part of the Catenulispora sp. EB89 genome. Proteins encoded here:
- a CDS encoding esterase/lipase family protein, which translates into the protein MRKRRIAHAISAALLAAPFLALAAPAQAAASSGINDFSCRPSAEHPRPVVLVHGTFGNAGDNWIVGAPYIAARGFCVFELDYGQEPGIPLFHGLAPVAQSAQQLADYVNQVLAATGASQVDIVGHSQGGMMPRYYLKFLGGAPKVHTLVGLAPSNHGTNLDGIETLAADYFPGAIGLIGTACPACSDQIVGSPLMQQLNAGGDTVPGVQYTVISTQYDEVVTPWQSQALNGPNVHNVLLQNLCAADLSEHVAIGTTDKIALHEAVNALDPAHATPTTCLSAFS